DNA sequence from the Deltaproteobacteria bacterium genome:
TGGGAAGGGCGATCCCGTAAAGGGACGATCGAGCGTGGAGAAATTGAAGCCGCGAATGAAGCGGCCGTCAGGATGCACCTTCGTCGGCAGCAGATTCAGGCCATCAAAATTCAGGCCAAGCCCAAGGATATTTTAAAAGGGTTCAGTTTATTTAAAAGGAGAAAAGTCAATGAGAAGCAGATCGTTATCTTTACCCGCCAATTCGCCACGATGATTGATGCCGGCCTGCCGCTGGTGCAATGCCTGGAGATTCTTTCCAGCCAGCAAGACAATCCTACTTTCAAAGAAGTCCTTCTCAAAGTCAAAGGGGATGTGGAAGCCGGGTCTACTTTCGCTGAAGCGTTGCGCAAGCACCCACGGGTTTTCAATGATCTTTTCTGTAACCTGGTGGCTGCCGGGGAAGCCGGAGGCATCCTGGACACGATTTTGAACCGTCTCGCTGCTTACATCGAAAAGGCGATGAACTTGAAGAAAAAGGTCAAAGGAGCCATGGTCTATCCCGCCGCGGTCCTCGCCATTGCCTTAATCGTGGTTGGCGCCCTCCTGATTTTTGTGATCCCCGTTTTTCAAAAAATGTTTGCCGATATGGGGGGAACCCTTCCGGCCTTTACCCAACTGGTTATTAACTTGAGCGAATTCATGCGACGTTATTTCCTCCTTGTTGGTGCATTACTCGTAATTTTTATCTTCGCTTTCAGGCGTTACTACCGGACAGAAACGGGTCACGCAGTGGTTGACGATTTCCTGCTCCGGCTTCCGATTTTCGGAGACCTCATTAAAAAAGTGGCTATTGCCAAGTTCACCCGTACCCTGAGCACGATGCTTTCCAGCGGCGTTCCCATCCTGGAGGGTCTGGAGATCGTCGCTCGCACCTCCGGAAACAAGACCATTGAGAAAGCAATTTTGCAGACCAAAGTGAGTATCGGAGAAGGGAAAACCATCGCTGAGCCCTTAGGAGCCAGTGGGATTTTTCCCCCCATGGTCGTGCAGATGATTTCCGTGGGGGAGTCTACCGGGGCCCTGGATTCAATGTTAAGTAAAATCGCCGATTTTTTCGACGATGAAGTAGACGGAGCCGTTGCTGCTTTAACTTCTTTACTCGAACCCCTCCTCATGGTTTTTCTCGGAGGGGCGATCGGGGGACTGGTTGTAGCCATGTACCTCCCCATCTTTCAGATGGCCGCCATCCTGGGCTAACCTACCTCTGCGGGCAAGGGTTTTTAAACGATTTACCCCAAGGACCGGTGGGGGAATTCATCTCCGCTTATCCGCCGAAGGGACAACTTTTTAGAAGGGATATCACTACTAAAATTGAGGAGCGATACCGGTGTCAATTTATTTAGACCATGCGGCCACATCCTTCCCGAAACCGGCGGTCGTCTGCCGCCGCATGAGCCACATGATAACCCGGATCGGCGCTAATCCGGGCCGTTCCGACCATAAATTGGCGAGGAAGGCGAATCAGGTTATTAATGAAACCCGGGAGAAGATCGCCAGGCTTTTCGCCATACCCGATGCCCAACGCGTAATTTTTACGGGCAACGCTACCGAGGCCATAAACC
Encoded proteins:
- a CDS encoding type II secretion system F family protein, giving the protein MDVYVWEGRSRKGTIERGEIEAANEAAVRMHLRRQQIQAIKIQAKPKDILKGFSLFKRRKVNEKQIVIFTRQFATMIDAGLPLVQCLEILSSQQDNPTFKEVLLKVKGDVEAGSTFAEALRKHPRVFNDLFCNLVAAGEAGGILDTILNRLAAYIEKAMNLKKKVKGAMVYPAAVLAIALIVVGALLIFVIPVFQKMFADMGGTLPAFTQLVINLSEFMRRYFLLVGALLVIFIFAFRRYYRTETGHAVVDDFLLRLPIFGDLIKKVAIAKFTRTLSTMLSSGVPILEGLEIVARTSGNKTIEKAILQTKVSIGEGKTIAEPLGASGIFPPMVVQMISVGESTGALDSMLSKIADFFDDEVDGAVAALTSLLEPLLMVFLGGAIGGLVVAMYLPIFQMAAILG